A genomic segment from Tuwongella immobilis encodes:
- a CDS encoding sugar phosphate isomerase/epimerase family protein, with the protein MNGLQIGIRAESTGLPLRRAFAEAARAGASGIEVEAVGDILPTRLSETGRREFRHLLRSYNLSLTALNCPLRGTIDEPTGLDTRIAYIQSVMTLAYDLGTRVVIIENGKLPADPQSPRAQLLAESLRGLAAHGDRTGVTLALETGLDGGDVLATFLEKFDTGSLGVNFDTGNMLINGFHPIDHLLPLRKYLVHLHARDIRQGSMNRLAAEVSLGAGSIDWLNLLATLSVIEYTGYVVVDREQGENRLADLLAGVAFLKRISG; encoded by the coding sequence ATGAATGGATTGCAGATTGGGATTCGTGCGGAATCGACCGGGCTGCCCCTGCGACGAGCTTTCGCGGAGGCGGCCCGTGCTGGCGCTTCGGGGATCGAAGTCGAAGCCGTGGGCGACATCCTCCCCACGCGATTGAGCGAAACCGGTCGCCGTGAGTTTCGGCATCTCTTGCGAAGTTACAATCTTTCTCTCACCGCGCTGAATTGTCCCTTGCGGGGCACCATCGATGAACCCACGGGGTTGGATACCCGCATTGCGTACATTCAATCGGTGATGACTTTGGCCTACGATCTCGGCACGCGCGTCGTGATTATCGAAAATGGCAAACTCCCTGCCGATCCGCAATCGCCACGGGCGCAACTGCTTGCGGAATCGCTGCGTGGGCTGGCCGCGCACGGCGATCGGACCGGCGTGACGCTGGCGCTCGAAACCGGGCTGGATGGCGGCGATGTGCTCGCGACATTTCTCGAGAAATTCGACACGGGCAGTCTGGGAGTGAATTTCGATACCGGCAACATGCTCATCAACGGATTCCACCCCATCGATCATTTGCTTCCATTGCGGAAATATCTGGTGCATCTGCATGCCCGTGATATTCGGCAGGGGAGCATGAACCGGCTGGCGGCGGAGGTGTCTTTGGGAGCGGGCAGTATCGATTGGCTGAATTTACTTGCGACGCTTAGTGTTATTGAGTACACTGGTTATGTCGTCGTGGACCGCGAGCAGGGGGAGAACCGGCTGGCGGATCTGCTGGCAGGGGTCGCATTTTTGAAACGGATTTCGGGGTAG
- a CDS encoding DUF58 domain-containing protein, whose product MISPQDVQRLRRLQWRVRKLIRGLLEGAYRSTFPGTGLIFEELRAYTPGDDIRNMDWNVTARLGEPYIRRYVDERERTLILAVDRSASLDFGTHLDPESGEILTKRQILAESAAMLAMLAETNRDRIGLRMADATIHCDRSPSRGGPHMMRLLADLLNRETPSDRRSMPRTEPMPKSIPSAGPSPLRILLQSLLNTPRRRAVVLLMSDFVDSDFADLFRLVARKHELVAVTVDDPRERALPSVGWVRLRDAETGAVALVETHAPAVRAAMAQAVANRWDACDSLIRGSGATRLHLATDQPPLDALIRWLQQRGGNR is encoded by the coding sequence ATGATTTCTCCGCAGGATGTTCAGCGGCTGCGTCGGTTGCAATGGCGGGTCCGCAAACTCATTCGCGGCTTGCTCGAAGGGGCGTATCGCAGTACCTTTCCCGGCACCGGCCTCATCTTCGAGGAATTGCGGGCTTACACTCCTGGCGACGACATTCGCAACATGGATTGGAATGTTACTGCCAGGTTGGGTGAACCCTACATTCGGCGGTATGTGGATGAACGCGAACGCACGCTGATTTTGGCCGTGGACCGCTCGGCAAGTCTCGATTTTGGCACGCACCTCGACCCCGAATCCGGGGAGATTCTCACCAAGCGACAAATTCTGGCCGAATCGGCGGCGATGCTGGCGATGTTGGCCGAAACCAACCGCGACCGCATTGGCCTGCGCATGGCCGATGCGACCATTCATTGCGATCGTTCGCCGAGTCGGGGGGGGCCGCATATGATGCGACTGCTCGCCGATTTGCTCAACCGCGAGACACCTTCCGATCGTCGCTCGATGCCGAGAACCGAACCGATGCCGAAATCGATTCCGTCGGCTGGCCCCTCGCCGCTGCGGATCTTGCTGCAATCGCTGCTGAATACCCCCCGTCGGCGGGCGGTGGTGCTGCTGATGTCGGACTTCGTCGATTCGGATTTCGCCGATCTGTTTCGGCTGGTTGCGCGAAAGCATGAGCTGGTGGCGGTGACGGTGGATGACCCCCGCGAGCGGGCGTTGCCGTCGGTCGGCTGGGTGCGCTTGCGGGATGCCGAGACGGGAGCGGTTGCCCTGGTGGAAACCCACGCGCCGGCGGTGCGGGCGGCGATGGCGCAAGCCGTTGCCAATCGGTGGGATGCGTGCGATTCGCTGATTCGTGGCAGTGGCGCAACGCGGCTGCATTTGGCGACCGATCAGCCGCCCTTGGATGCGCTCATTCGCTGGCTCCAGCAGCGAGGCGGGAATCGATGA
- a CDS encoding 5'-nucleotidase, lipoprotein e(P4) family, whose translation MRRNLQAMGWMTVSVAAFFLGRTVQPLAPAVGQPLTLPVQPLNPAVGQPLNPALQPLTPAGQALTPAGQVGANFYMQTAAEYRACCLQTYRLATEKLDAARKADDGSGKPMAIVMDLDETVVDNGAFQSYLLANGKGYAQADWDRYEQFRPQDVAWVPGAKAFIAAAEAKGFTMIYLSNRQEKFIDGTVAALKHLGMAEAGLKERLFLSTTTSNKEPRRMAIREKYQVKMLFGDNLRDFSEDYRANVAMPRSVDDNRKVMQARKAQVDADATHLGVDWWILPNPAYGEWEKLGTPNVLPLLHPATKLSMP comes from the coding sequence ATGCGGCGGAATTTGCAGGCGATGGGGTGGATGACGGTGTCGGTGGCGGCGTTTTTTCTGGGGCGGACGGTGCAGCCGCTGGCTCCGGCAGTTGGGCAGCCGCTAACGCTGCCAGTGCAGCCGCTGAATCCGGCAGTGGGGCAGCCGCTGAATCCTGCATTGCAACCGTTGACACCAGCGGGGCAGGCACTGACGCCGGCGGGGCAGGTGGGGGCCAATTTCTACATGCAAACCGCGGCGGAATATCGAGCGTGCTGCCTGCAAACGTATCGGCTGGCGACGGAGAAACTCGACGCTGCCCGGAAGGCGGATGATGGCAGTGGCAAACCGATGGCCATTGTCATGGATCTCGATGAAACGGTCGTCGATAACGGGGCGTTTCAAAGCTATTTGCTCGCTAATGGCAAGGGATATGCCCAGGCCGATTGGGATCGGTATGAGCAGTTTCGTCCGCAGGATGTCGCCTGGGTGCCCGGTGCCAAGGCGTTTATCGCGGCGGCGGAGGCGAAGGGGTTCACGATGATTTATCTGAGCAATCGCCAAGAGAAATTCATCGATGGAACCGTGGCGGCGCTGAAGCATTTGGGAATGGCCGAGGCGGGGTTGAAGGAGCGATTGTTTCTTTCCACCACGACCAGCAATAAAGAACCGCGTCGAATGGCGATTCGGGAGAAATATCAGGTCAAAATGCTGTTTGGCGATAATCTACGGGATTTCTCGGAGGATTATCGGGCGAATGTTGCGATGCCACGCAGTGTGGACGACAATCGCAAGGTGATGCAAGCGCGGAAAGCCCAGGTGGATGCTGACGCAACGCATCTGGGTGTGGATTGGTGGATTTTGCCGAATCCGGCGTATGGCGAATGGGAGAAATTGGGCACGCCGAATGTGTTGCCGTTGCTCCACCCGGCCACGAAATTGAGCATGCCGTAA
- the ndk gene encoding nucleoside-diphosphate kinase: MQRTLVLLKPDAVQRRLAGAILSRFEAKGLRLVGLKLVQADRALAEKHYAVHAGKPFYESLLSFLTSGPTIALVLEGREAVTVVRSMMGATDGAKSAPGTIRGDYALSVQNNLIHGSDSPENAATEIALWFTQAELLGYALCDASWVS; encoded by the coding sequence ATGCAACGTACACTGGTTTTGTTGAAGCCGGATGCCGTCCAACGTCGCCTTGCTGGGGCGATTCTGTCTCGCTTTGAAGCCAAGGGCTTGCGATTGGTGGGGTTGAAGTTGGTGCAGGCCGATCGTGCGCTGGCCGAAAAGCACTATGCCGTTCACGCCGGCAAGCCGTTCTACGAATCGCTGCTGTCGTTTCTGACCTCGGGACCGACCATTGCGTTGGTGCTGGAAGGTCGCGAAGCGGTGACGGTGGTTCGCAGCATGATGGGTGCCACCGATGGCGCCAAATCCGCTCCGGGCACCATTCGCGGAGATTATGCCCTGAGCGTGCAAAACAACCTGATTCACGGCAGCGACAGCCCGGAAAACGCCGCCACCGAAATCGCACTGTGGTTCACCCAAGCAGAACTGCTGGGCTACGCTCTGTGCGATGCCAGCTGGGTGAGCTAA
- a CDS encoding WD40 repeat domain-containing serine/threonine protein kinase, translated as MERPQVDDPMQQFRAACQQVDRCVRAGEPSILADWVAPGAPLLADLDLAVELVFTEYVTREMLGQKPSPDEYYNRFPHLAKALAQLFQVDQLLQDSQSLQPEHERSRSTLPDGTWTGLHRPNRAMPTHLGRYRILQELGAGGMGIVYHAWDGLLRRPVAIKLIRSGAAASESDLARLRQEAAALARCSHSHLVQIFEVGESEGQPFLVLEYVPGPTLREQLSQGPLAPHDAAHLLERLALAMDHAHLRGVLHRDLKPANILLQVESKELPHSQQTERPTEWTGPWTPKITDFGLAVLRTSDDRLTETGHLIGTIAYMAPEQAEGRPGWVQPAVDLYALGVILYECLTGRPPFLADSPVELMRRISQEEVPAIRLVAPQVPRDLQVICERCLRKRPDQRYESAADLAADLRRFLEGKSILARPQPIWERSWRWIRRNQTLSGLSIVGVVAVVGMLIAWAQFTHRLALERDATRQQRNLAITALSDAQTANATAQAEQARAEQLLRDREGMLYAATITRAAMMATTNPILAQSLLQSPERCPPQQRDFAWNFLHSMSRSQLVRPTESRAGINAIALAPMSRRLVSVDQGGNILLWNSATAQLEMRLRSVHSGAVTAVAISTDGRWLVTGGSDGTVGTLSLPEGKISGEIQRFPGEIHALAISANGDEIAAAATSAQDNRQGTALRLWRRDAPQTQREFARPGSVRAVQFSPDSRRLLAGYASHDAQGRLLGESVLWNIATGKPAHVQAWPGSLVRAIGFSPDGSLFAAANGEMTAQIRDSAEPTIRVWKSADLSQVASLSLSLSVTQLAFRPDARTIVVGASDSSLTCVDWQSGESTHRLPPHEAKIPIKRDADADAPMPPLQPYAAQGQSLRSVSGLGWDVEGRWLMSSGADGTLRWTALAEDRQARSYTLANAAIYGADGFADGWVWTHYNASLVQGSSQSMQHRSHAIAGQVKLVATSPDQKRVAVAVDRLNDRNEIGRWLVVSELGSAQPLFEGPFPARDGVTGLCWDLDGEWVHALQGPAWVSWSRESKRFRFQRVANRTLGSLARGPENECVWLIQPAGIELQHLGQSEPSYRWAPPEGRIIRHSVSADGRTLLLTVHRDPRVRMMLYRIVWGETPSVTILPVELEARSVLTISPDARNLAVTHPTRREIAIWHLATLQELFRVHAPLGIYRLHFSGDNRHLAAFARSGNRRETLFTTWGTIPLHTHFAIPTPPNPTPK; from the coding sequence ATGGAACGTCCGCAAGTGGATGATCCCATGCAGCAATTTCGCGCTGCCTGCCAACAAGTGGACCGTTGCGTCCGAGCGGGGGAGCCATCCATCCTCGCGGATTGGGTCGCACCCGGGGCACCACTGCTGGCCGATCTCGATCTGGCCGTCGAACTCGTCTTCACCGAATATGTCACTCGGGAAATGCTCGGCCAAAAGCCCTCTCCCGATGAATACTATAATCGCTTTCCCCACCTGGCGAAAGCATTAGCCCAGTTGTTTCAGGTTGACCAACTTCTCCAGGACTCGCAATCGCTACAACCCGAACACGAACGCTCCCGGTCAACGCTGCCCGATGGCACCTGGACCGGCTTGCATCGTCCGAATCGGGCCATGCCCACGCACTTGGGCCGCTATCGAATTTTGCAAGAACTCGGCGCGGGGGGGATGGGCATCGTCTACCACGCCTGGGATGGATTGCTTCGGCGACCGGTGGCCATCAAACTCATCCGCTCGGGAGCCGCCGCCAGCGAAAGTGATCTCGCCCGCCTTCGACAAGAAGCCGCCGCACTCGCGCGATGTTCCCATTCGCATTTGGTGCAGATTTTTGAAGTCGGCGAATCCGAAGGCCAGCCGTTTCTGGTGCTGGAATACGTCCCCGGCCCGACCTTGCGGGAACAGTTATCCCAGGGACCGCTCGCGCCCCACGATGCCGCCCATCTGCTGGAACGGCTGGCGCTGGCGATGGATCACGCGCATTTACGCGGGGTCTTGCACCGCGATTTGAAGCCCGCCAATATCTTGCTCCAGGTGGAATCCAAGGAGTTGCCTCACTCCCAACAGACGGAACGCCCCACCGAATGGACCGGCCCCTGGACTCCGAAAATCACCGATTTCGGACTCGCCGTATTGCGAACCAGCGATGACCGACTCACGGAGACTGGCCACCTCATTGGCACCATCGCCTACATGGCCCCCGAACAGGCCGAAGGACGGCCCGGATGGGTGCAACCCGCCGTCGATTTATACGCGCTGGGCGTGATCCTCTACGAATGCCTCACGGGGCGCCCGCCGTTCTTGGCCGATTCTCCCGTCGAACTCATGCGCCGCATCAGCCAGGAAGAGGTGCCGGCGATTCGGCTGGTGGCCCCGCAGGTTCCCCGAGATTTGCAGGTGATTTGCGAGCGCTGTCTGCGGAAACGGCCCGATCAGCGGTACGAATCTGCCGCCGACTTAGCTGCCGACTTGCGCCGATTTCTGGAAGGCAAGTCGATCTTGGCGCGACCGCAGCCGATTTGGGAGCGTTCCTGGCGCTGGATTCGCCGCAACCAGACGCTTTCCGGGCTGAGCATCGTCGGAGTTGTCGCGGTCGTGGGCATGCTGATTGCCTGGGCCCAGTTCACCCATCGGCTGGCATTGGAGCGCGATGCAACACGCCAGCAACGCAATCTGGCAATCACCGCGCTGAGCGATGCCCAAACCGCGAATGCCACCGCGCAGGCCGAGCAAGCGCGGGCCGAGCAGTTGCTCCGCGATCGGGAAGGAATGCTCTACGCGGCGACGATCACCCGTGCGGCCATGATGGCGACGACGAATCCCATACTGGCGCAATCGCTGTTGCAATCGCCGGAACGCTGCCCACCACAACAGCGAGACTTCGCTTGGAATTTTCTGCATTCCATGAGTCGATCGCAGTTGGTGCGACCGACGGAGAGTCGCGCTGGGATCAACGCGATTGCGCTGGCTCCGATGAGTCGGCGGCTGGTGAGCGTGGATCAGGGCGGGAATATTCTGCTGTGGAATTCCGCCACTGCACAGTTGGAAATGCGTCTGCGCTCAGTGCATTCGGGGGCTGTCACGGCCGTGGCAATCAGCACCGATGGCCGCTGGTTGGTCACCGGCGGCTCGGATGGCACCGTGGGCACGCTGTCACTGCCAGAAGGCAAAATTTCCGGAGAAATTCAGCGATTTCCCGGGGAAATCCACGCGCTGGCGATCTCCGCCAACGGGGATGAGATTGCTGCCGCCGCCACCTCCGCACAAGACAATCGCCAAGGAACCGCACTGCGTCTCTGGCGACGCGATGCACCCCAAACGCAGCGGGAATTCGCGCGTCCTGGCAGTGTGCGGGCCGTTCAGTTCTCGCCCGATTCGCGGCGATTGCTGGCCGGGTACGCCTCCCACGATGCTCAGGGGCGATTGCTTGGAGAATCCGTCTTGTGGAACATCGCCACCGGCAAACCGGCGCATGTGCAAGCCTGGCCCGGCTCGCTGGTGCGGGCGATTGGTTTCTCGCCGGATGGCTCGCTGTTTGCCGCCGCGAATGGGGAGATGACCGCCCAAATTCGTGACAGTGCCGAGCCGACGATCCGTGTCTGGAAATCGGCGGATTTATCGCAAGTCGCATCGCTGAGTTTGTCGCTGAGTGTGACCCAATTGGCCTTTCGTCCCGACGCCCGAACCATTGTCGTGGGTGCCTCGGATTCGTCGCTGACCTGCGTGGATTGGCAATCGGGTGAATCGACGCACCGACTCCCGCCGCACGAGGCGAAAATCCCCATCAAGCGGGACGCCGATGCCGATGCACCCATGCCCCCATTGCAACCCTATGCCGCACAAGGGCAATCGCTGCGCAGTGTCTCCGGGTTGGGCTGGGATGTTGAGGGGCGCTGGTTGATGAGTTCAGGAGCAGACGGCACCCTGCGTTGGACGGCGTTGGCGGAGGATCGCCAGGCACGGAGCTACACGCTGGCGAATGCGGCCATCTACGGGGCGGATGGCTTCGCCGATGGCTGGGTGTGGACGCATTACAACGCATCCCTGGTGCAGGGAAGTTCGCAATCGATGCAGCATCGCTCGCATGCCATTGCCGGGCAGGTGAAATTGGTCGCCACCTCGCCGGATCAAAAACGGGTGGCTGTCGCCGTCGATCGGCTCAACGATCGCAACGAAATCGGCCGTTGGCTGGTGGTTTCCGAATTGGGCAGCGCTCAACCGCTCTTCGAGGGACCGTTCCCGGCTCGCGATGGCGTCACGGGCTTATGCTGGGATCTCGACGGCGAATGGGTGCATGCGCTGCAAGGCCCCGCCTGGGTGAGTTGGAGCCGCGAATCCAAGCGATTCCGGTTTCAACGCGTGGCGAATCGCACCTTGGGTTCGTTGGCTCGCGGCCCCGAGAATGAGTGCGTGTGGCTGATTCAACCCGCCGGAATCGAACTCCAGCACCTGGGGCAATCCGAGCCGAGTTATCGCTGGGCACCCCCCGAAGGACGGATCATTCGCCATAGCGTTAGTGCAGATGGGCGAACGCTGCTGCTGACCGTGCATCGTGACCCGCGCGTGCGGATGATGCTCTATCGAATTGTCTGGGGCGAGACGCCGAGCGTGACAATTCTTCCCGTGGAACTTGAAGCGCGGAGCGTGCTGACCATCAGCCCCGATGCCCGAAACCTCGCCGTGACGCACCCGACCCGACGTGAGATTGCCATTTGGCACCTGGCGACGCTGCAAGAGTTATTCCGCGTGCACGCTCCATTGGGCATTTACCGCTTGCATTTCAGCGGCGACAACCGCCACCTCGCCGCCTTCGCCCGCTCCGGAAACCGCCGAGAAACCCTCTTCACCACCTGGGGCACCATCCCGCTCCACACCCACTTCGCCATCCCCACACCCCCCAACCCAACGCCGAAATAA
- a CDS encoding YpsA SLOG family protein yields MLQRVISGGQTGADQAGVRVAARFGYATGGWMPRGFITLDGPNPEFAAEYHLQEHPEGYAARTWANVRDSDATIRLAGTFASSGEKCTLRAIRHYGRPHFDVLKSDPPAPDAVVDWLLAHEVRVLNIAGNAERISPLAKAHGITEFVTEYLTQVLTRYEQRLATYLLAESPPAA; encoded by the coding sequence ATGCTTCAGCGGGTGATTTCGGGTGGCCAAACGGGAGCCGATCAAGCCGGGGTGCGAGTCGCGGCGCGCTTTGGCTATGCAACCGGCGGGTGGATGCCTCGTGGATTCATCACCCTGGATGGGCCGAATCCGGAATTTGCTGCCGAGTATCACCTTCAGGAACACCCGGAGGGCTACGCCGCTCGAACCTGGGCGAATGTGCGGGATTCGGATGCCACGATTCGGCTCGCGGGGACATTCGCTTCATCGGGCGAGAAATGCACGCTGCGGGCGATTCGGCATTATGGTCGGCCGCACTTTGATGTGCTGAAATCAGATCCACCCGCGCCGGATGCCGTCGTCGATTGGCTCTTGGCGCACGAGGTGCGGGTGTTGAATATCGCGGGGAATGCCGAGCGAATTAGCCCACTGGCCAAAGCGCACGGCATTACCGAGTTTGTCACCGAGTATTTGACGCAAGTGCTGACCCGATACGAGCAACGGCTTGCGACATACCTGCTGGCGGAATCTCCGCCGGCGGCTTAG
- a CDS encoding P-loop NTPase fold protein: MNEPNAPTPAPDNDRKKNWYDWLFNISTKQWLLWGVNLVIAIVAGMLLIPWARVFPEDFHRFVVEKDSVVRWTIRFGVGLGVTWLLFRFFSVKVTQIGSLIWLKFPPLWLAWCFALAFLWGYDLTYGLGPRGGEMDFWEWAAEGFPRDSEKATYQASWEDWLVVALLPVGLFFAGQYLFPKNPEEAESDLLPIQLPIDELLKDWDRVESWLKSEDPAQYDILGYVRIADRMAERMLNDHGTFGLIGDYGSGKTTLIQWTKAKVREKQKNQKSSPKIWFVKQSCWGFEDSSTAIHQLLSAAVDEIGKHVDCFSFRFLPESYRKTFSGGDDWVHSILDMVLGCTDPIEQFHHLKAILECAHARVIFIIEDLDRNDSDRFDRQDILALLQRLREFKKQFSFVLATGKERSNDIDFAKLCDHFQLLPELTKEQMGKLISRVRRQCLDEYKVISPENEKTCWYLDPSDLKSHELDFLTPVSRLIRTPRVLKRALRHAYHAWEHLHGEVSLDVLLAVNMIRYGVPDLFDFLLRFHSELLSDEAERTFMKLSDVEMFPRLKLPWEDLTQRNGAMLPNLIEMLSVIMPSSIKNLGVEQSGWRSIPQGIESSKYWMRIVNEFVEGEQIKDEDFLRDFGDWIDNPKDEMMFVDRLQSSQQYYSLFQYFSKWIFRNREDCIFELFAQVIVRYRQEVEDQITNNTIVSKKIFPSRVIDDLARLIEQSELSGNKIEEFYTKQLQLAAKIQIDLVNQLYHYVLRLPVNRINPDFKPMVTQKSAEFMHDGFKTSKEPYQLFYTSHHNSLYDLIRLGKDKDLDWSWIGLYLIRCLQSKQMPIVGRIVMMNVFNLIIRRFPDGSLAVDEVDLSCLKKYFPGNESKLLDLIDLSVLGYSSQLANTIQKGINAARSELAKKSGDNSPQPPTGS; this comes from the coding sequence ATGAACGAACCGAATGCCCCTACGCCCGCTCCCGACAACGATCGCAAGAAGAACTGGTACGATTGGCTATTCAACATCTCGACGAAGCAGTGGCTTCTCTGGGGTGTCAACCTCGTGATTGCGATCGTCGCTGGGATGCTGTTGATTCCGTGGGCGAGGGTGTTTCCCGAAGACTTCCATCGCTTCGTGGTTGAGAAAGATAGTGTGGTGCGCTGGACGATTCGGTTCGGCGTTGGCTTGGGCGTGACATGGCTCCTCTTTCGGTTCTTCTCGGTGAAAGTCACCCAGATTGGCAGCTTGATCTGGCTCAAGTTTCCCCCCTTATGGCTCGCGTGGTGTTTCGCACTGGCGTTCTTGTGGGGATACGATTTGACTTACGGATTGGGGCCGCGGGGGGGCGAAATGGACTTCTGGGAATGGGCCGCGGAGGGATTCCCCCGCGATTCCGAGAAGGCCACATACCAGGCCTCGTGGGAGGATTGGTTGGTCGTGGCGTTGCTTCCGGTGGGGTTGTTTTTTGCAGGACAATACTTGTTCCCGAAAAATCCTGAGGAAGCCGAATCTGATTTGCTGCCAATCCAGCTGCCGATCGATGAGCTGCTCAAGGACTGGGATCGTGTTGAATCCTGGCTCAAATCGGAAGACCCCGCTCAGTATGACATTCTCGGTTATGTGCGGATCGCAGATCGGATGGCCGAACGGATGCTAAACGATCATGGCACATTCGGCTTGATTGGTGATTACGGGAGCGGGAAAACGACGCTGATTCAGTGGACGAAAGCCAAGGTACGGGAGAAGCAGAAAAACCAGAAATCGTCGCCGAAAATTTGGTTTGTGAAACAGAGTTGCTGGGGGTTCGAGGATTCCTCGACGGCGATTCATCAGCTCTTGTCGGCAGCGGTCGATGAGATTGGGAAACACGTCGATTGCTTCTCGTTTCGGTTCCTGCCCGAATCGTATCGCAAAACCTTTTCCGGCGGCGACGATTGGGTGCATTCCATTTTGGACATGGTGCTGGGTTGCACCGACCCGATTGAACAATTTCACCACTTGAAAGCGATTCTGGAGTGTGCCCACGCTCGGGTGATCTTCATCATCGAAGACTTGGACCGCAACGACAGCGACCGATTCGATCGCCAAGACATCCTCGCCCTGCTGCAACGCCTCCGCGAATTCAAGAAACAATTCTCATTCGTGCTGGCAACCGGCAAAGAGCGATCCAACGATATCGATTTCGCAAAACTCTGCGATCATTTCCAACTGCTCCCGGAGTTGACGAAAGAGCAAATGGGGAAATTGATTTCTCGGGTCCGTCGGCAGTGTTTGGATGAGTATAAAGTTATTTCTCCAGAGAATGAGAAGACATGTTGGTATCTTGATCCATCTGATTTGAAATCACATGAATTGGATTTTTTAACCCCAGTATCTAGGCTAATTCGGACACCAAGAGTGTTAAAACGGGCTCTTCGCCACGCGTATCATGCATGGGAGCACCTCCATGGTGAAGTATCGTTGGATGTGCTTCTTGCGGTGAACATGATACGATACGGAGTCCCTGATCTATTTGATTTTTTACTTCGATTTCATTCCGAGCTATTATCTGACGAAGCAGAACGAACTTTTATGAAACTATCTGATGTTGAGATGTTTCCCAGATTAAAGCTGCCATGGGAGGACCTGACTCAAAGAAATGGGGCGATGTTACCGAATCTAATTGAAATGTTGAGTGTCATAATGCCAAGCTCGATTAAGAATTTAGGAGTTGAGCAATCTGGATGGCGTAGTATTCCCCAGGGAATCGAATCTTCAAAATATTGGATGCGAATTGTGAATGAGTTTGTTGAAGGAGAACAAATCAAAGATGAGGATTTTCTAAGGGATTTTGGTGATTGGATTGATAATCCAAAAGATGAGATGATGTTCGTTGATCGATTGCAATCTAGTCAACAGTATTATTCTCTCTTTCAATATTTTTCAAAGTGGATCTTCAGAAATCGTGAAGATTGCATATTTGAGTTGTTTGCTCAGGTGATTGTGCGATATCGTCAAGAGGTTGAGGATCAGATCACTAACAATACTATAGTGAGCAAAAAAATATTCCCATCTAGGGTTATTGACGATCTTGCAAGATTGATCGAGCAATCGGAGCTTTCTGGAAATAAGATTGAAGAATTTTATACCAAACAATTACAACTTGCAGCAAAAATACAGATTGATCTCGTAAATCAGCTGTACCACTATGTCTTGAGGTTGCCGGTAAATAGAATTAACCCGGATTTTAAGCCGATGGTAACACAGAAAAGTGCTGAATTCATGCATGATGGATTCAAAACTAGCAAAGAACCGTATCAACTGTTTTATACAAGTCATCATAATTCGCTGTATGACCTCATCCGTCTTGGTAAAGATAAAGATCTAGATTGGTCCTGGATTGGTTTGTATTTGATTAGGTGTCTCCAATCAAAACAAATGCCTATAGTTGGCCGGATTGTTATGATGAATGTATTTAATCTGATTATAAGAAGATTTCCTGATGGAAGTCTAGCGGTTGATGAAGTCGATTTGTCCTGTCTCAAAAAATACTTTCCTGGTAATGAATCCAAACTTCTGGATCTTATTGATCTGAGTGTCCTTGGATATAGTTCCCAACTAGCAAACACCATCCAAAAGGGAATCAATGCGGCCCGTTCGGAGTTGGCAAAAAAATCTGGCGATAATTCTCCACAGCCCCCCACCGGCTCCTGA
- a CDS encoding RNA polymerase sigma factor has translation MSLPFDELLVQARQGNADALLEIARQYEPQVRAVARVRLGAALRPYLDTIDLVQSVHRSLLMGLRQNKFEFTGPEQLIALALTIVRRKAARQWQRAQRQSRPECGHGAGGDAGSGANLPEVILALSDDTPEPTHTVANRDAVERLCRELPASDRQLLELSAMGYRTVEIADMLGQNADILRVKLSRLRAKLRASGVRDDWF, from the coding sequence ATGAGTTTGCCCTTTGACGAACTCTTAGTGCAAGCCCGGCAAGGGAATGCGGATGCACTGCTGGAAATCGCTCGGCAATACGAACCGCAAGTGCGCGCCGTCGCCCGCGTGCGGTTGGGGGCCGCCCTTCGCCCATATCTGGACACCATCGATTTGGTGCAATCGGTGCATCGCTCGCTGTTGATGGGTCTTCGTCAGAACAAATTCGAATTCACCGGCCCGGAACAACTGATCGCCCTGGCGTTGACGATCGTCCGTCGCAAGGCCGCCCGCCAATGGCAACGTGCCCAACGGCAATCTCGCCCGGAATGCGGCCATGGCGCTGGCGGCGATGCGGGGAGCGGTGCGAATCTCCCGGAAGTCATTCTCGCACTCAGCGATGACACCCCCGAACCCACGCACACGGTCGCCAATCGCGATGCCGTCGAACGGCTCTGCCGCGAATTACCCGCCAGCGATCGGCAATTGTTGGAACTGTCCGCCATGGGATACCGCACCGTGGAAATTGCCGACATGCTCGGACAGAACGCCGATATTCTCCGCGTGAAACTGAGCCGACTTCGCGCCAAATTACGGGCATCCGGTGTGCGAGATGATTGGTTCTAA